Proteins encoded by one window of Marixanthomonas sp. SCSIO 43207:
- a CDS encoding ABC transporter permease, whose protein sequence is MKYLRDIGSYFVMIKKVFGSFTKRSVLRELIFKEIDDLIINSLGIVSFISFFVGGVVAIQTALNMDNPLIPESLIGFATRQSVILEFAPTFISIIMAGKVGSFITSSIGSMRVTEQIDALEVMGINSLNYLVFPKIIALLFYPFVIAISMFLGIFGGWLAGVYGGFTSSTAFIEGLQDSFIPYHLFYAFFKTFVFAFILATVPSWQGYYMKGGALEVGKASTNSFVWTSVLIILANYVITQLLLS, encoded by the coding sequence ATGAAGTACCTTCGAGATATTGGTTCCTATTTTGTAATGATAAAAAAAGTTTTTGGCAGCTTTACCAAAAGGTCTGTGCTACGAGAACTTATTTTTAAAGAGATTGATGATTTAATTATCAACTCACTTGGGATAGTTTCATTTATTTCATTTTTTGTGGGTGGTGTGGTAGCTATACAAACCGCCCTAAATATGGACAACCCGCTTATACCTGAGTCTTTGATAGGGTTTGCCACTAGACAATCTGTAATATTAGAATTTGCTCCTACGTTTATTTCAATCATTATGGCTGGTAAGGTAGGTTCATTTATCACATCTAGTATTGGCTCTATGCGTGTTACTGAACAAATTGACGCGCTAGAAGTAATGGGTATAAATTCATTAAACTACTTAGTATTTCCGAAGATAATTGCCCTGCTATTTTATCCTTTTGTAATAGCTATATCTATGTTTTTAGGCATATTTGGAGGTTGGCTAGCAGGAGTTTATGGAGGGTTTACATCTTCTACAGCATTTATTGAAGGTCTACAAGATAGTTTTATACCCTATCATTTGTTTTATGCTTTCTTTAAAACCTTTGTATTTGCATTTATTCTAGCAACTGTTCCTTCTTGGCAAGGTTATTATATGAAAGGCGGTGCGCTTGAAGTGGGTAAAGCCAGTACCAATTCGTTTGTATGGACGAGTGTATTAATTATTTTGGCAAATTACGTAATAACTCAACTCCTTTTAAGCTAA
- a CDS encoding glycosyltransferase family A protein — translation MKFYIVIPAHNEEAYLEKTLQSLVSQTLLPKKIVVVNDHSTDGTQAIIDTFSSTYSFVSGIKSTSEATHKPGSKVVNTFNKGLATLDNDYDVICKFDADLIFPNNYLEEIASLFKTNPKCGIAGGFCYVQKKEEWILERLTNKDHVRGALKAYTKECFNKIGGLKSTMGWDTVDELLAQYHGWKVCTDETLRVKHLKPTGKNYTKKARYKQGEAFYKLRYGFVLTCIASAKLAVKKKNLSYFINCLQGYTKSKKKNLQPIVSEKEGRFIRNLRWKGIKNKFL, via the coding sequence ATGAAATTCTACATTGTAATACCGGCGCATAATGAAGAAGCTTATCTTGAAAAAACGCTTCAATCATTGGTATCACAAACACTTCTTCCAAAAAAAATTGTAGTAGTAAATGACCATTCTACAGATGGCACTCAAGCAATAATTGATACGTTTTCTAGCACCTATTCATTTGTTTCAGGTATTAAAAGTACCTCAGAAGCTACGCATAAGCCAGGAAGTAAAGTTGTAAACACTTTTAATAAAGGTTTGGCAACGCTTGATAATGACTATGATGTTATTTGCAAATTTGACGCAGATTTAATTTTCCCCAACAATTACCTTGAAGAGATAGCCTCATTATTTAAGACCAATCCTAAATGTGGCATAGCAGGCGGATTTTGTTATGTTCAGAAAAAGGAGGAATGGATTTTAGAGCGTTTAACAAACAAGGATCACGTTCGTGGTGCTTTAAAAGCCTATACAAAAGAATGTTTTAATAAAATTGGAGGCTTAAAAAGTACTATGGGATGGGACACGGTTGATGAGTTGCTAGCTCAATATCATGGATGGAAAGTTTGCACAGATGAAACGCTACGAGTTAAACACTTAAAGCCTACCGGAAAAAACTACACAAAAAAAGCACGCTATAAGCAAGGAGAAGCTTTTTACAAGCTTAGGTATGGTTTTGTATTAACATGTATTGCTTCGGCCAAACTTGCTGTTAAAAAGAAGAATTTATCTTATTTTATTAATTGCCTACAGGGTTATACAAAATCTAAAAAGAAAAACCTACAACCTATAGTTTCAGAAAAAGAAGGACGCTTTATAAGAAATCTCCGCTGGAAAGGGATAAAAAATAAATTTTTATAA
- a CDS encoding alkaline phosphatase, giving the protein MKKTALVVLITFLTIFTSCVSVQVKDNNLTTSTNSQKPKNIILLIGDGMGLSQVSSSLFYNDESSNFERFSTIGLIKTSSSSDLITDSAAGATAFASGIKTYNGAIGVNSDTIPVPTLLEEVSKKGLSTGLIATSSIVHATPASFFSHVKYRRQYEDIAAFMPTSDVDFFAGGGTKFFTNRKDGRNLYSELEQNGFQVYTDKLPATISEKKEAILLAEDGMPKKIDGRGDFLPEATQLALQKLAKSQDGFFLMVEGSQIDWGGHSNEADYLIGEMIDFDKTIGIALDFANINKETLVIVTADHETGGFTLASEGGDYNKIKPSFSTGGHSSTMIPVFAKGPGAELFNGIYENTEIYHKMKQLLLK; this is encoded by the coding sequence ATGAAAAAAACAGCCCTAGTCGTTTTAATAACATTTCTTACAATTTTTACAAGTTGTGTTTCAGTTCAAGTAAAAGACAACAACCTAACAACTAGTACAAATTCTCAAAAACCAAAAAATATCATTCTGCTCATTGGAGACGGAATGGGATTGAGTCAAGTTTCTTCCAGTTTATTTTACAATGATGAATCATCAAATTTTGAGCGTTTTTCTACAATAGGTTTGATTAAAACCTCATCATCTAGTGATTTAATTACAGATTCGGCAGCTGGAGCTACGGCTTTTGCTTCGGGAATAAAAACCTATAATGGAGCTATAGGGGTAAATTCAGACACAATTCCTGTACCTACCTTACTTGAAGAGGTTTCAAAAAAAGGATTAAGCACAGGGTTAATTGCTACTTCTTCAATTGTACATGCAACTCCTGCAAGCTTTTTTTCACATGTAAAATACCGTCGTCAATATGAAGATATTGCTGCGTTTATGCCAACGAGTGACGTAGACTTTTTTGCAGGTGGCGGCACAAAGTTTTTTACCAACAGAAAAGACGGTCGTAACTTATATAGTGAATTGGAACAAAATGGATTTCAGGTTTATACAGATAAATTACCGGCTACAATTTCAGAAAAGAAAGAAGCTATTTTATTAGCCGAAGACGGTATGCCAAAAAAAATAGACGGTCGCGGTGACTTTTTACCCGAGGCGACACAACTAGCGCTACAAAAACTTGCAAAAAGTCAAGACGGCTTTTTTTTAATGGTTGAAGGTTCTCAAATAGATTGGGGAGGTCACTCAAATGAAGCCGATTATTTAATTGGTGAAATGATTGACTTTGATAAAACCATTGGTATAGCATTAGATTTTGCAAATATCAATAAAGAAACATTAGTGATTGTAACGGCAGATCATGAAACAGGAGGATTCACACTAGCTTCTGAAGGTGGTGATTATAACAAAATAAAACCTTCATTTTCAACCGGAGGACATTCTTCTACCATGATTCCGGTTTTTGCAAAAGGACCTGGAGCAGAGCTTTTTAATGGTATATATGAAAACACTGAAATTTACCATAAAATGAAACAACTGCTGTTAAAATAA